From Selenomonas ruminantium AC2024, a single genomic window includes:
- a CDS encoding alpha/beta hydrolase yields MHKMFLSCLLTAVLTAAAVAAAFVVGTGYFVGNYAVHFGLERGTVENPQEPPRAFALLMPPEARHYDKPDFTNEEWTLTSRDKLILKATHFYPDEDSGADKWVIVVHGYGGTQENSYYIATHYLKMGYHVLTPDLRAAGKSEGRYLTMGYRESVDIVDWARRIALYYPQAKIILHGVSMGAATVMMACDEEDLPKNVAACVEESGYTSAFDLLVHQIHESLGLPAFPAMNLLDWRCQQVAGFSLNQAVPEVAVMHSKVPILFIHGTKDALVPPAMAEQLYRDAKAPDKSLLLIHDAVHGVACQKDEKLYFKTVQEFAAPYMQ; encoded by the coding sequence ATGCACAAGATGTTTTTATCCTGTCTCCTGACAGCTGTCCTTACGGCGGCGGCTGTGGCTGCGGCCTTTGTCGTGGGGACAGGATATTTTGTTGGCAATTATGCGGTACACTTCGGGCTCGAACGGGGCACCGTGGAAAATCCCCAGGAACCGCCCCGCGCTTTTGCTCTTTTGATGCCGCCGGAAGCACGGCATTATGATAAACCGGATTTTACAAATGAAGAGTGGACGCTGACTTCCCGCGATAAGCTGATATTAAAGGCTACGCATTTTTATCCGGATGAGGATAGTGGGGCCGATAAATGGGTTATCGTGGTTCATGGTTATGGTGGTACGCAGGAAAATTCCTATTATATTGCCACGCATTATCTGAAGATGGGTTATCATGTGCTGACGCCGGATTTGCGGGCGGCAGGCAAGAGTGAGGGCCGCTATCTGACCATGGGCTATCGCGAGAGTGTGGATATTGTGGACTGGGCCAGACGGATTGCCCTTTACTATCCGCAGGCCAAGATTATTCTGCATGGCGTGTCCATGGGGGCGGCCACGGTGATGATGGCCTGTGATGAGGAAGATTTGCCGAAGAATGTAGCAGCTTGCGTGGAAGAAAGCGGCTACACCAGCGCTTTTGATTTGCTCGTGCATCAGATACACGAGTCTTTGGGGCTGCCGGCATTCCCGGCCATGAATCTTTTGGACTGGCGGTGTCAGCAGGTGGCAGGGTTCAGCCTCAATCAGGCGGTGCCGGAAGTTGCGGTTATGCACTCGAAAGTGCCTATCCTGTTTATTCATGGCACGAAGGATGCCTTGGTGCCGCCCGCTATGGCCGAGCAGCTTTACCGGGATGCAAAAGCCCCGGACAAGAGTCTGCTCTTAATCCATGATGCGGTTCATGGGGTAGCCTGTCAGAAGGACGAAAAATTGTATTTTAAGACGGTGCAGGAGTTTGCGGCGCCGTATATGCAGTAA
- the hemB gene encoding porphobilinogen synthase, protein MYEQKLRPRRMRISPAMRAMVRETSLSVKDFVYPLFVVPGENVREEIPSMPGCYHLSVDEAVKTAKKCWELGIPSVEVFGIPEYKDADGSSAWDMTSPVQRAIKAIKAEVPELMIVGDVCMCEYTDHGHCGHLEGHYVDNDKTLKLLQKVAVSQAQCGVDIIAPSDMMDGRVAAIREALDENGFQNVSIMSYAVKYASGYYGPFRDAADSAPAFGDRRQYQMDPANAHEAIKEVDLDIAEGADIIMVKPALAYLDIVRQVRDHIHHPVAVYNVSGEYAMVKAAAKNGWIDEKRIVMETLLSMKRAGADIIITYHAMDVARWLKEDANA, encoded by the coding sequence ATGTATGAACAGAAACTCCGTCCGCGCCGTATGCGCATCAGCCCCGCTATGCGGGCAATGGTTCGTGAAACCAGCCTGTCGGTGAAGGACTTTGTCTATCCGCTGTTTGTCGTGCCGGGCGAAAACGTCCGCGAGGAAATTCCCTCCATGCCGGGCTGCTATCATCTGTCCGTGGATGAAGCGGTCAAGACGGCGAAAAAATGCTGGGAACTGGGCATTCCTTCCGTGGAAGTATTCGGCATTCCCGAATACAAGGATGCTGACGGCTCCAGTGCCTGGGATATGACGAGTCCTGTACAGCGCGCCATCAAGGCGATTAAGGCAGAAGTGCCCGAACTTATGATTGTCGGCGACGTCTGCATGTGCGAGTATACCGACCACGGTCACTGCGGCCATCTCGAAGGCCATTATGTGGACAACGACAAAACCTTGAAGCTCCTGCAGAAAGTTGCTGTTTCACAGGCACAGTGCGGTGTGGACATCATCGCACCGTCCGATATGATGGACGGTCGTGTGGCGGCTATCCGCGAAGCTTTGGACGAAAACGGCTTCCAGAATGTCTCGATTATGAGCTATGCGGTTAAATACGCTTCGGGTTACTATGGCCCCTTCCGTGACGCTGCCGACAGCGCGCCGGCTTTCGGTGACCGCCGTCAGTATCAGATGGACCCGGCCAATGCCCATGAAGCCATCAAGGAAGTTGACCTCGATATTGCCGAAGGCGCTGACATCATCATGGTAAAACCGGCGCTGGCTTATCTCGATATCGTGCGTCAGGTGCGTGACCATATCCATCATCCGGTGGCTGTTTATAACGTCAGCGGCGAATATGCCATGGTCAAGGCTGCCGCCAAGAACGGTTGGATTGATGAAAAGCGCATCGTTATGGAAACCCTGCTTTCCATGAAACGCGCCGGTGCTGATATCATCATCACCTATCATGCTATGGATGTGGCTCGCTGGCTGAAGGAGGATGCAAATGCTTAA
- the dtd gene encoding D-aminoacyl-tRNA deacylase, producing the protein MRAVVTRVKSASVEIEGKVNGAIEQGFLVLLGVGPEDNAESAQKLAEKIYNVRVFSDDAGKMNLNLEQVGGSMLVISQFTLYADLKKRRPGFSHAAPPAMANELYEVFMQDLRDLGVTVEHGEFGADMQVESVNDGPVTLCFDTEAL; encoded by the coding sequence GTGCGGGCAGTGGTAACGCGGGTAAAATCCGCCAGTGTAGAAATAGAAGGAAAAGTAAACGGCGCGATTGAGCAGGGATTTTTGGTGCTCTTGGGCGTAGGGCCGGAGGATAATGCCGAATCAGCACAGAAACTGGCCGAGAAGATTTATAATGTCCGGGTGTTCTCCGATGATGCCGGCAAGATGAACTTAAATCTCGAACAGGTGGGCGGCTCCATGCTGGTGATTTCCCAGTTCACGCTCTATGCGGACTTGAAGAAACGCCGTCCCGGTTTCAGCCATGCGGCACCGCCGGCCATGGCCAATGAACTCTATGAAGTCTTTATGCAGGATTTGCGGGATTTAGGCGTGACGGTGGAGCATGGTGAATTCGGTGCAGATATGCAGGTGGAATCGGTGAACGATGGCCCTGTGACCTTATGTTTCGATACGGAGGCTTTGTGA
- a CDS encoding ATP-binding protein, translating to MTREELQEMVKSVQKLRYESQSLELKAAHMGCPKRLYDTLSSFSNQDGGGTILFGIDESKGYEPVGVYDAQDIQKQINAQCLQMEPVVRPVLTVAELDGKSFVAAEIPALDIAERPCYYRGMGRIKGSYVRVGDSDEPMTEYEIYSYEAFRRKYQDEVRAANRMSLNSLDKNKLADYIHRLRLGKPNLSQLTDEQIQDLMSITLGDKITLCAALLFGLYPQAYYPQLCVIATVVPGLRISDLGAEGERFLDNERIEGDIPQILERSLQFVRRNIKSKTIINEETGKREDKTEYPMTAVREAILNALVHRDYSIHTEGMPIQIQLFADRMEIRSPGGIYGRITVDQLGKVQPDTRNPVLASALETLQITENRYSGIPIMEKELSRFGLPPARLEDKRGTFVVTFYRKARDEVQEKNVEDMRQLELLNFCSEPRSRAEIAKFLGVKTVGYVMQHYVKPMLEAGLLSMTIPEQPQSHKQKYQRNI from the coding sequence ATGACAAGAGAAGAACTGCAAGAAATGGTGAAGTCTGTTCAAAAATTGCGTTATGAATCGCAATCTTTGGAACTGAAAGCTGCCCATATGGGGTGTCCCAAGCGGTTATATGATACATTGTCGAGTTTTTCCAATCAGGATGGAGGAGGCACCATTCTTTTTGGCATAGATGAAAGCAAGGGATATGAACCGGTAGGTGTATATGATGCGCAGGATATACAAAAGCAAATCAATGCGCAATGTTTGCAGATGGAACCGGTGGTTCGTCCGGTGCTGACCGTAGCGGAGCTGGATGGTAAATCTTTTGTGGCGGCGGAGATACCGGCTTTGGATATTGCGGAGCGTCCCTGCTATTATCGTGGTATGGGGCGGATAAAGGGTTCCTATGTGCGGGTAGGGGATAGTGATGAACCTATGACGGAGTATGAAATATACAGTTATGAAGCCTTCCGCCGGAAGTATCAGGATGAGGTGCGAGCAGCTAATCGTATGTCGTTAAACTCACTGGACAAGAATAAGCTGGCTGATTATATTCATCGTCTGCGTTTGGGCAAGCCGAATCTCTCACAATTAACGGACGAACAAATTCAGGATTTAATGAGCATTACTTTGGGGGATAAGATTACCTTATGTGCGGCCCTGCTGTTTGGCCTTTACCCACAGGCTTATTATCCGCAGCTTTGCGTAATCGCGACTGTGGTTCCCGGTTTGCGTATCAGCGACCTGGGAGCGGAAGGTGAACGCTTTTTGGATAATGAGCGTATTGAGGGAGATATTCCGCAGATTTTGGAACGCTCTTTGCAATTTGTGCGCCGTAATATCAAAAGCAAGACGATTATCAATGAGGAAACTGGTAAGCGCGAGGATAAAACAGAATATCCCATGACGGCAGTTCGCGAAGCTATCCTCAATGCCTTGGTTCATCGGGATTACAGTATTCACACAGAAGGTATGCCAATCCAAATTCAGCTCTTTGCCGACCGGATGGAGATAAGAAGTCCCGGCGGTATATACGGCCGTATAACCGTTGACCAGTTGGGCAAGGTACAGCCGGATACCCGTAATCCGGTGCTGGCTTCGGCGTTGGAAACCTTGCAGATAACAGAAAACCGCTATTCGGGAATTCCTATTATGGAGAAAGAACTGTCAAGATTTGGTTTGCCGCCAGCAAGGCTGGAAGATAAACGCGGTACTTTTGTGGTGACTTTCTATAGGAAAGCACGTGATGAAGTACAAGAGAAAAACGTAGAGGATATGCGCCAGCTGGAATTATTGAACTTCTGCAGCGAACCACGCAGCCGGGCAGAAATTGCAAAATTCTTAGGCGTAAAGACTGTAGGTTACGTTATGCAGCACTATGTAAAGCCGATGCTGGAGGCGGGACTGCTATCCATGACCATACCGGAACAGCCGCAAAGCCATAAGCAAAAATATCAGCGGAATATCTGA
- a CDS encoding YitT family protein has product MIQLRLLEHRLLRYVGITVGCLIASCSINLFLVPSHLLTGGATGIAMIVYYLTHLPIGVQTFAYNIPLLMAAWRLLGKGYTCDVVIGTAIFSFCLDFTKPLNAYAPVSDYMLAAIFGGVFNGIGYGIVFRMNGSTGGFDIVGAIAKKFYSFNMGGVIFGFNCLVMLAAAFMFGVAPAMFTLICMFMNAMVTDKVIAGFNSRKALLIVSNQAESIAEGIMEVGRGVTFLHGQGAFTRRERNVVFVVVTLTQVAKMKMIINAIDPDAFVIIMSASEVMGHGFSSPGVKTGAVIHRYSNNGR; this is encoded by the coding sequence ATGATTCAGCTCAGGCTGTTGGAGCATCGTTTATTGCGTTATGTGGGCATTACGGTGGGCTGTCTGATTGCCAGCTGCTCCATCAATCTCTTTCTGGTGCCTTCCCACCTGCTGACGGGCGGTGCTACGGGCATTGCCATGATTGTCTATTACCTCACGCATCTGCCCATTGGTGTGCAGACTTTTGCTTATAATATTCCGCTATTGATGGCGGCCTGGCGGCTGCTCGGCAAGGGCTATACCTGTGATGTGGTCATCGGTACGGCGATTTTTTCCTTCTGTCTGGACTTTACCAAGCCATTAAACGCCTATGCGCCGGTCAGCGATTATATGCTGGCGGCGATTTTTGGCGGTGTGTTCAATGGGATTGGCTATGGTATTGTGTTCCGCATGAACGGCAGTACCGGCGGCTTTGATATCGTGGGCGCCATTGCCAAGAAGTTTTATTCCTTTAATATGGGCGGCGTGATTTTTGGCTTTAACTGTCTGGTGATGCTGGCGGCGGCGTTTATGTTTGGCGTGGCGCCGGCGATGTTCACGCTTATCTGCATGTTCATGAATGCCATGGTGACGGATAAGGTGATTGCGGGCTTTAACAGCCGCAAGGCGCTTTTAATCGTGTCCAATCAGGCAGAATCTATTGCTGAGGGCATTATGGAAGTGGGCCGCGGCGTAACCTTCCTGCATGGGCAGGGCGCGTTTACCCGCCGGGAGCGCAATGTCGTGTTCGTGGTCGTGACGTTAACGCAGGTGGCCAAGATGAAGATGATTATAAACGCCATCGACCCGGACGCCTTTGTGATTATCATGTCGGCAAGCGAAGTCATGGGGCATGGCTTTAGTTCGCCGGGCGTCAAGACTGGTGCAGTGATTCACCGTTATAGCAATAACGGACGGTAA
- the cobA gene encoding uroporphyrinogen-III C-methyltransferase translates to MAGMVYLVGAGPGDYRLISMKAVDCLKMADVVVYDRLADDRILRWAPEDAEYIYVGKASSNHTMKQEDINQLLVDKAKEGKCVVRLKGGDPFVFGRGGEEGLLLRENNLPFEIVPGITSAISVPAYAGIPVTHRAVATSFAVVTGHEDPTKGKSNMRWEHLATGVDTLVFLMGVANLPHITSKLIENGRSADTPAAVIRWGTKPEQRTLITTVGKAAEDVAKNGIKPPAIFIVGEVVKLRDSLQWFDNLSQRPLFGKRILVTRARNQASKLTAKLENLGAEVLEAPAISMVDPADNYAALDKAIDHVADYHWLIFTSANGVGRFFARLFKAGKDARALGYAKIAAIGSATAEKLKQYGLVADVIPQEYRAEGVVEALKGKLPPHAKILIPRAEEAREVLPDTLREMGAEVEVAPAYRTVCGQVDGEALAADIKAGRIDLVTFTSSSTVKNLVNIIGSAEVLKGVKTACIGPVTADTAKSLGIEPDIIAKEYTIDGLVEAICK, encoded by the coding sequence ATGGCAGGAATGGTTTATTTAGTAGGTGCAGGCCCCGGAGATTACCGGCTTATCAGCATGAAGGCAGTGGATTGCCTCAAAATGGCCGATGTTGTCGTCTATGACCGTCTGGCCGATGACCGCATCTTGCGCTGGGCGCCGGAAGATGCCGAATACATTTATGTGGGCAAGGCATCGAGCAACCATACCATGAAACAGGAAGACATCAACCAACTGTTGGTGGACAAGGCCAAAGAGGGCAAATGCGTCGTGCGTCTCAAAGGCGGCGACCCCTTTGTATTCGGTCGGGGCGGCGAAGAAGGGCTGCTCCTGCGCGAAAACAACCTGCCCTTTGAAATCGTGCCGGGCATCACTTCGGCGATTTCCGTGCCGGCCTATGCGGGCATTCCCGTAACCCATCGCGCGGTGGCAACTTCCTTTGCTGTGGTGACGGGCCATGAAGACCCGACTAAGGGCAAGAGCAATATGCGCTGGGAGCACCTTGCTACAGGCGTGGATACGCTTGTGTTCTTGATGGGCGTAGCCAATCTGCCGCATATCACGAGCAAATTAATCGAAAACGGCCGTAGTGCCGACACCCCGGCTGCTGTTATCCGCTGGGGCACCAAGCCGGAACAGCGCACGCTGATTACCACCGTGGGCAAGGCGGCAGAAGATGTGGCGAAAAACGGCATCAAGCCGCCCGCTATCTTTATCGTGGGCGAAGTCGTGAAACTGCGGGACAGCCTGCAGTGGTTCGATAACCTTTCCCAGCGTCCGTTGTTTGGCAAGCGGATTCTCGTAACACGGGCACGCAACCAGGCATCCAAGCTGACGGCAAAATTGGAAAACCTCGGCGCGGAAGTTCTCGAAGCTCCGGCAATTTCCATGGTCGACCCCGCCGATAATTATGCGGCTCTCGATAAGGCCATTGACCATGTGGCGGATTATCACTGGTTGATTTTCACGAGCGCTAATGGTGTAGGCCGTTTCTTTGCCCGCCTGTTCAAAGCAGGCAAGGATGCGCGCGCTTTAGGCTATGCCAAGATTGCCGCCATCGGTTCGGCAACGGCAGAGAAACTCAAACAGTACGGCCTTGTGGCCGACGTTATCCCGCAGGAATACCGCGCCGAAGGCGTGGTAGAAGCGCTGAAGGGTAAACTGCCACCGCATGCCAAAATCCTAATTCCGCGTGCCGAAGAAGCGCGGGAAGTCCTGCCGGATACCTTGCGTGAGATGGGCGCAGAAGTCGAAGTCGCTCCTGCTTATCGTACGGTCTGCGGTCAGGTGGACGGCGAGGCTTTGGCCGCAGACATCAAAGCTGGCCGCATTGACCTGGTGACCTTCACCAGTTCGTCCACAGTTAAAAATCTCGTCAACATTATCGGCTCGGCAGAGGTGCTGAAGGGCGTAAAGACCGCCTGCATCGGCCCCGTTACGGCGGACACCGCCAAATCCTTAGGCATTGAGCCGGATATTATTGCCAAAGAGTATACCATTGATGGTCTGGTAGAGGCCATCTGCAAATAA
- a CDS encoding aminopeptidase, whose amino-acid sequence MQAELLQKYAELVVNVGVNIQKDQILVINSPIECADFARKISEAAFKAGAHDVVMSWGDELSAHIRYEHGKKGLFTEFPEWRVKFYQGYAEQGAAFVSIAARDPQIFSDIEPEKLKLANQAAGAALLEYRERLMSNKNTWCVVSVPTKGWATKVFPEDTAEKAVEKLWQAIFKTVRIGEGIDTVAEWRKHIDFLQQAAKFLNEQKFVKLHYKNASGTDLEIELPEGHIWAGGAEKSELGIEFAANMPTEEVYSMPKRDGVNGTVVASKPLNYNGNLIENFKLIFKDGKVVDYTAEKGAEILKGLLETDEGASYLGEVALVPFDSPISQSGILFYNTLFDENASCHLALGKAYPTCMEGGEKMDSVTLLQHGVNDSLVHEDFMIGTRDLEIIGTTADGREIKIFEQGNFGRNLW is encoded by the coding sequence ATGCAGGCAGAACTGTTGCAAAAATATGCAGAATTAGTGGTAAATGTCGGGGTAAATATTCAGAAGGACCAGATTCTGGTCATCAATTCCCCGATTGAATGTGCGGACTTTGCCCGCAAGATTTCCGAGGCGGCCTTCAAGGCCGGTGCCCATGATGTGGTGATGAGCTGGGGGGATGAACTCTCGGCTCATATCCGCTATGAACATGGCAAGAAGGGACTCTTTACCGAGTTCCCCGAATGGCGGGTGAAATTCTATCAGGGTTATGCCGAGCAGGGCGCGGCGTTTGTGTCCATAGCCGCCCGTGATCCGCAGATTTTCAGCGATATTGAGCCGGAGAAGCTTAAACTGGCCAATCAGGCAGCTGGTGCGGCGCTCTTAGAATACCGTGAACGACTGATGAGTAACAAGAATACCTGGTGCGTGGTGTCCGTGCCGACCAAGGGCTGGGCCACGAAGGTATTCCCGGAAGATACAGCCGAAAAAGCTGTGGAAAAACTTTGGCAGGCCATCTTTAAGACGGTGCGCATCGGTGAAGGTATCGACACGGTGGCCGAATGGCGCAAGCATATCGACTTCCTACAACAGGCGGCCAAGTTCCTCAATGAGCAGAAGTTTGTCAAGCTTCATTATAAGAATGCCAGCGGCACCGATTTGGAAATCGAACTGCCGGAAGGCCATATCTGGGCTGGTGGTGCGGAAAAGTCGGAGCTGGGCATAGAGTTTGCCGCCAATATGCCGACGGAGGAAGTTTATAGCATGCCCAAGCGTGATGGCGTAAACGGCACGGTTGTGGCTTCAAAGCCGCTAAATTACAATGGTAATCTGATTGAAAACTTCAAGCTGATTTTTAAGGACGGCAAAGTGGTTGATTATACGGCAGAAAAAGGTGCGGAAATCCTCAAAGGTCTGTTGGAAACCGATGAAGGAGCAAGTTACTTGGGTGAAGTGGCCCTCGTACCCTTTGATTCGCCGATTTCGCAGAGCGGCATTTTGTTCTACAACACCCTGTTTGATGAAAATGCCTCCTGCCATCTGGCACTGGGCAAGGCCTATCCGACCTGTATGGAAGGCGGCGAGAAGATGGACAGCGTGACCCTTCTGCAGCATGGTGTCAACGATTCGCTGGTGCATGAGGACTTCATGATTGGCACCCGGGATTTGGAAATCATCGGCACAACTGCTGATGGCCGGGAGATTAAGATTTTTGAACAGGGCAATTTCGGGAGGAACTTATGGTAA
- the hemC gene encoding hydroxymethylbilane synthase — MKKDTIVIGTRSSKLALWQAEYVKGRLEEEYPGLKVELKLMTTKGDKILDAPLAKIGGKGLFTKELEMDMLSGGIDLAVHSLKDMPTELPEGLTLAAITKRFDPGDAVVSPKFKTFAALPCGAKVGTSSLRRKAQLLHARPDLNICDLRGNVNTRLAKLESENFDAIILAVAGLKRLGFGERITEVLPRDMVLPAVGQGALAIETREDDAEMREMLAFLNDEATVHCAKAERAFLGRVEGGCQVPVGVYAVPADNDEIQVEAVIASLDGQRLYRDKLSGKASEAEKLGVTLAEKLLAAGGQEILQELGLLQNK; from the coding sequence GTGAAGAAAGACACAATCGTTATCGGTACGCGCAGCAGTAAGCTTGCTCTCTGGCAGGCAGAATACGTAAAAGGCCGTCTGGAAGAAGAATATCCCGGCCTTAAAGTCGAACTCAAATTAATGACCACCAAGGGGGATAAGATTCTCGATGCTCCCTTGGCCAAAATCGGTGGCAAGGGCCTTTTTACCAAAGAACTCGAAATGGATATGCTCTCGGGCGGCATTGACCTTGCGGTGCACAGCCTCAAGGATATGCCGACAGAGCTGCCCGAAGGTCTTACACTTGCCGCGATTACCAAACGCTTTGACCCCGGTGATGCCGTGGTCAGCCCCAAATTTAAGACATTTGCAGCGTTGCCTTGTGGCGCAAAAGTAGGTACATCGAGCCTGCGCCGCAAGGCACAGCTTTTGCATGCCCGCCCGGACCTCAACATCTGCGACCTGCGGGGCAATGTGAATACGCGGTTGGCCAAACTCGAAAGCGAGAACTTCGATGCCATCATTCTCGCCGTGGCCGGACTCAAACGCCTGGGCTTTGGCGAGCGTATCACAGAAGTTCTGCCCCGCGATATGGTACTGCCTGCTGTAGGGCAGGGGGCACTGGCCATTGAAACCCGTGAGGACGATGCGGAGATGCGCGAAATGCTCGCATTCCTCAATGACGAAGCCACGGTGCATTGTGCCAAGGCAGAACGTGCATTCTTAGGCAGGGTCGAGGGCGGCTGTCAGGTGCCGGTTGGTGTTTATGCCGTGCCTGCTGACAACGACGAAATACAGGTAGAAGCCGTAATCGCCTCTTTGGACGGCCAGCGCCTCTACCGCGATAAACTCAGCGGCAAGGCTAGTGAGGCGGAAAAACTGGGCGTAACGCTGGCCGAAAAACTCCTCGCCGCTGGCGGGCAGGAAATCCTGCAGGAACTCGGTTTGTTGCAGAATAAATAA
- the hemL gene encoding glutamate-1-semialdehyde 2,1-aminomutase → MLNLEKSAAAFAEAKELMPGGVNSPVRSYKSVDCNPPFIDHALGDKIYDIDGNEYIDYVGSWGPMVVGHAHPKVVKALQEAATRGTSYGAPTCIESELAKLVMEVYPSIETIRMVNSGTEATMSALRLARGYTGREKIVKFIGCYHGHSDSLLVNAGSGMATFGVPSSPGVTKGTAQDTISVPYNDEEAITKVMEEVGDEVAAVIVEPVAGNMGLVLPKQGYLKKLRDITEKHGALLIFDEVMCGFRASLGGAQAAYGITPDLTCLGKIIGGGLPVAAYGGRKDIMAKVSPSGPVYQAGTLSGNPLAMTAGLATLQIITAEPEYGKADYSRELTLKTKKLLLGWQEKAKAAGVAIQAHQAGSMFGIFFSEKDVLNYEDSCNADQEKFKVWFKTMLEQGIYLAPSQFETLFMSGAHTDEDIDRTIAAAEKAFAAVAAMGK, encoded by the coding sequence ATGCTTAATCTGGAAAAATCCGCTGCTGCTTTTGCTGAAGCAAAAGAACTCATGCCCGGCGGCGTCAACAGCCCCGTGCGTTCCTATAAGAGCGTGGACTGCAACCCGCCGTTTATCGACCATGCTTTAGGCGATAAGATTTACGATATCGACGGCAATGAATACATCGACTATGTTGGCTCCTGGGGGCCGATGGTCGTGGGCCATGCCCATCCAAAAGTCGTCAAAGCCTTGCAGGAAGCCGCCACCCGCGGCACGAGCTATGGCGCGCCAACCTGCATTGAGTCGGAACTTGCAAAGCTCGTAATGGAAGTTTATCCGTCCATCGAAACCATTCGCATGGTCAACTCCGGCACCGAAGCAACCATGAGCGCTCTGCGTCTGGCACGCGGCTATACGGGCAGGGAAAAGATTGTCAAATTTATCGGCTGCTATCACGGTCATAGCGACAGCCTGCTCGTCAATGCCGGTTCCGGCATGGCGACCTTCGGCGTGCCGAGTTCGCCGGGCGTGACGAAAGGCACGGCACAGGATACGATTTCCGTACCCTACAATGATGAAGAAGCCATTACGAAAGTGATGGAAGAAGTCGGTGACGAAGTGGCCGCCGTTATCGTGGAGCCGGTAGCCGGCAATATGGGCCTTGTTTTGCCGAAACAGGGCTACCTTAAAAAACTCCGTGACATTACGGAAAAACACGGCGCCCTGCTGATTTTTGACGAGGTTATGTGCGGTTTCCGTGCCTCCTTGGGCGGCGCACAGGCAGCTTACGGCATCACGCCGGATTTGACCTGCCTGGGCAAAATCATCGGCGGTGGCCTGCCCGTAGCAGCCTACGGCGGCCGCAAGGACATCATGGCAAAGGTTTCGCCGTCCGGCCCAGTCTATCAGGCCGGTACGCTCTCCGGCAATCCGTTGGCCATGACCGCAGGTCTTGCCACGCTGCAGATTATCACCGCTGAACCGGAATACGGCAAAGCCGATTACAGCCGTGAACTGACCTTAAAGACGAAGAAACTGCTCCTCGGCTGGCAGGAAAAAGCCAAAGCCGCAGGTGTTGCCATTCAGGCCCATCAGGCAGGCTCCATGTTCGGCATCTTCTTCAGCGAAAAGGATGTGCTGAACTACGAAGATTCCTGCAACGCCGACCAGGAAAAATTCAAGGTCTGGTTCAAGACCATGCTCGAACAGGGCATCTACCTTGCTCCGTCCCAGTTTGAAACTCTCTTTATGAGCGGCGCGCATACGGACGAGGATATTGATAGAACCATTGCGGCGGCAGAAAAAGCATTTGCAGCTGTGGCGGCTATGGGAAAATAA